Proteins encoded in a region of the Pieris brassicae chromosome 3, ilPieBrab1.1, whole genome shotgun sequence genome:
- the LOC123707674 gene encoding zinc finger protein basonuclin-2, translating to MDGKEFGAVPGLPAGLDYFMMPRVAQPTPQFDFRKLGASFSGRDEEKFDDRRTPDYPSERRDAPAPWPLGLGVQFVNPATGKKRVQCNVCLKTFCDKGALKIHFSAVHLREMHKCTVEGCTMMFSSRRSRNRHSANPNPKLHSPHVRRKISAHDGRSAQPFPLLPALGRIPLPSPALLPPELAARLPPQLAGPHGPTPLPPRVPLEDLRNFSEIEKMYRKIPTPEDSSRHALDLVKTQVSSDCESFSCNDSSSEVLDVEKQEHIDYQLSPGTERQGYDDEPEDLTVNKKKDDIKPADGKHTEVSNSNRTDTTASEDKSLIPNKRKRKSGNPTRCSQNNEYSVSDEEYNSDLFKNLSVAGTSQQIEEPLSLKKQKPEKWKPFQNGDETNVEAEQMSRVKAESESDDESSAPSVVREGLRLRSDLYTPSDSGSDLHALEERLARVRSPSGSSDRTDDRADITDFEIPIDEENPDRCTACGKIFQNHFTLRMHYRNDHLKLHHPCDVSGCDAAFPSRRSRDRHSSNIDLHRRLLCTSSPDNRERPPFEVNAELLNKLYSDIKGLASTLESLRYNGDEASQLPNYVTETMKCYSRNLSALQAGLFPQLGERFFPAPFLMNNGASQPGGLYGAPAGAQSVRESLSPLSASSPPVISPGRLDAAHARPRDDAKLLFRETSESFKKMTSLCERQEQLYQHHVPVS from the coding sequence ATGGACGGCAAAGAGTTCGGTGCCGTTCCCGGCTTGCCGGCTGGATTGGACTACTTTATGATGCCTCGAGTCGCTCAACCGACACCGCAATTCGACTTTAGAAAACTCGGAGCGAGCTTCAGCGGCCGTGATGAAGAAAAATTTGACGACAGACGCACCCCGGATTATCCGTCGGAGCGAAGAGATGCGCCTGCACCCTGGCCGCTCGGTCTTGGTGTTCAGTTCGTCAACCCGGCCACGGGGAAAAAACGAGTGCAGTGcaatgtttgtttaaaaactttttgcgATAAAGgcgcattaaaaatacatttttcggCTGTGCATCTACGGGAAATGCATAAGTGTACGGTCGAGGGTTGTACTATGATGTTTAGTTCGCGGCGTTCGCGTAATAGACACAGTGCTAATCCCAATCCCAAGCTACATTCACCGCACGTAAGACGCAAGATATCAGCGCACGATGGACGGTCAGCTCAACCTTTCCCATTGTTACCGGCATTGGGGCGAATACCACTTCCGTCACCAGCACTGCTGCCGCCTGAATTAGCAGCAAGGCTGCCTCCACAACTGGCAGGTCCACACGGACCAACACCACTACCTCCTCGCGTGCCACTTGAAGACCTGCGCAACTTCagtgaaattgaaaaaatgtACAGGAAGATTCCCACCCCTGAGGACTCTTCACGTCATGCTTTGGACCTCGTAAAGACTCAAGTGAGCTCAGACTGTGAATCTTTTAGTTGCAATGATAGTAGCTCTGAAGTTTTGGATGTTGAAAAACAAGAGCATATTGACTATCAATTATCACCTGGGACAGAACGACAGGGCTACGATGACGAGCCAGAAGATCTGACAGTGAATAAAAAGAAGGATGACATTAAGCCAGCAGATGGTAAGCATACTGAAGTAAGTAACAGTAATAGAACCGACACCACCGCTTCGGAAGATAAATCATTAATTCCAAACAAACGTAAGAGAAAAAGTGGAAACCCAACAAGGTGTTctcaaaataatgaatatagtGTATCCGATGAAGAATATAATagcgatttatttaaaaatttatcagTCGCTGGTACAAGTCAGCAAATAGAAGAGCCTTTATCTCTAAAAAAGCAAAAGCCTGAAAAATGGAAGCCATTTCAGAATGGCGACGAAACAAATGTGGAAGCGGAGCAAATGAGCCGTGTAAAAGCGGAAAGTGAATCTGACGATGAATCTAGTGCTCCAAGTGTAGTAAGAGAAGGTTTAAGATTACGTTCGGACCTTTACACGCCCAGTGACAGTGGCAGTGACTTACATGCATTAGAAGAGAGGCTTGCGCGAGTGCGATCTCCTTCAGGAAGTAGTGACAGGACTGACGACAGAGCTGACATAACTGATTTTGAAATCCCGATAGACGAAGAAAATCCCGATCGATGTACTGCGTgtggaaaaatatttcaaaaccaTTTTACCCTCCGTATGCACTACAGAAACGATCATCTGAAACTTCATCACCCATGCGATGTGAGCGGCTGTGATGCTGCATTTCCCTCACGACGCAGTCGAGACAGACACAGCTCTAACATAGACTTGCATAGAAGATTATTATGTACCTCATCACCAGATAATCGCGAGCGTCCCCCATTCGAAGTTAACGCGGAATtgttaaataagttatattcAGACATCAAAGGCCTCGCATCGACACTTGAAAGCCTTCGATATAACGGCGACGAAGCTTCACAGTTGCCTAATTACGTAACTGAAACAATGAAGTGCTACAGTCGAAACCTTAGTGCTCTACAAGCTGGTCTGTTTCCTCAACTCGGAGAGCGGTTTTTTCCAGCTCCGTTTCTAATGAACAATGGAGCTTCACAACCAGGAGGACTATACGGGGCCCCGGCAGGAGCTCAATCAGTTAGGGAGTCATTATCCCCATTATCCGCGTCGTCTCCTCCAGTTATATCGCCCGGGAGGCTAGATGCAGCGCACGCGCGCCCGCGTGACGACGCTAAGCTGCTTTTTCGAGAGACTTCTGAATCATTTAAGAAAATGACCTCCCTATGCGAGCGACAGGAGCAATTGTACCAACACCACGTTCCCGTGTCATGA